A segment of the Butyrivibrio fibrisolvens genome:
GTCAAAAAGCCGGTTCTTTTAAGGACTGGCTTTCTAATATAGGCTATAAGCTCGTTGCTTTGGGCGTTCCATACTTTGTTTTTTCACTTATAACATGGCTTTTAAAGAGCAGCTTTGTAGATCTTGTAAATATCAGAACAGGGCACCTTTATACCTTTCTTCTTGCATCGCCTGCACTGGCTCAGTACTGGTATTTATACACTCTGTTCTTTTTGTTCCTTTTTATTCCTAACGTAAAAAATCCAAAGATACTAGCAGTAATACTTGTAGTATTCTCCGTATTATATATTTTCTCAGCCAAATTTGTAGTATGCTTTGTTCCCTATTCCATGGCCCAGTACGGCTTCTGGTTTGTACTTGGCATGACCATGCAAAGCCTTGGATTTGCTGACCTTGCACCTAAAAAGAGAATACTATTATTATCTCTTGTTCTTATTATCCTGTTTACAGGATTAGCCTGTGCTCTATATTCAAACGGATACAGAGCAACCTTCACAGGATGGACGATCTTCCTTGGAACCATGGCCTGCCTTGGACTTTGCATGTTGTTTAAGTTTATCGAAGCTGCAGGATTTGAAAGTAAAGCTATCACACTTCTATCTAAATATACTTTTCCTGTATATCTGTTACATACGATATACGCAGCAAGTGTCAGAACACTTCTGATCGTGCTCAAGATCAGAAATATTCATATCCACATAATCCTTGGCTTCCTCGCAGGAACACTTGGTTCAATACTCACCGCCTGGATATTCGAAAAGCTGGTATATCCTGAGTTTGTAATTTATCCATGGAAGGTAATAGGCAGGTTAAGACATAAAACATCTTCATAAATAGTTAGATTACAAGAATAATATTTTGTATTAGTTATCTGATCTTCCAAACAGATACTAACAACATCCTATGATTTCATTTATTGATAAATAATAATGTTCGTAAGTAGTTTATAAAAGTTTAAGAACTACTAAATCTCGTATAAATACTGCATTTGATAACACTTATTAGCACTCACGATGACTGAGTGCTAATTTTTTATTGACTTTTAGTCACCCGAGAATTAATATTACTAAGTGAGCAAATTTCAGTATTTCGCTCAAGTCACATTTAGCAAAAACATCAACTCAAACTTCTATAATCTTTATTGTGGAGGCGATATCGTAGTTTGGGCAGATGCTCCTGATATAATCCTCGATCGTTATCCGTACGAGGAGTGTCCAGGGGCATCGTATGTAGAATCGTACTACAACTCCCCGTTCCCATAACCTTAATGCGAACGAGTCAAGCCCCTACGACGAGAGGCAAGGTAGATCGAGGATTATATCAGGAGCATCTGCCCGGCACAACCTTCCCTCCACACAACTCAGCCGAAGTTTGAGCCACTATATTTTTTCAGGAGGCACCAGGAATGGCAGGAAGAAAGGGTAATTTAAGTATTAATTCGGAGAACATGTTCCCGATCATCAAGAAATGGTTGTATTCAGACCATGATATCTTTTATCGTGAAGTAATCTCCAATGCTTGTGACGCTATCACTAAGGTCAGAAAGATGGATGCAATGGGAGATTTCGAACTCCCTAAAGGATTCAAACCCAGAGTAGATGTTGTTCTTAATGATAAAGAAAAGACAGTTACAATTACCGATAATGGTATCGGTATGACGGCTGATGAAGTAGAAGAGTACATCAACCAGGTTGCATTTTCAGGAGCAACAGCATTCCTTGAAAAGTACAAGGATAAGGCTTCTGATGATCAGATCATCGGTCACTTCGGTCTTGGTTTCTATTCAACATTTATGGTATCTGAGAGAGTTGATATTGATACTCTTTCATACAAAGAGGGAAGCACACCTGTTCATTGGACATGCGATGGCTCATCTGAGTTCGAGATGTCTGATGGCAGCAAGGAAGGCGTAGGAACAACAATAACTCTCCACCTTTCAGATGATTGTCTTGAGTTCTGTAACGAGTATAAGGCTAGAGAAGTAATCCAGAAGTACTGCTCATTCATGCCGTATGAGATCTATCTTTCAAAGGTAGATGAAGATCGTACTGAGATCGTTAAAGAGTCAGAGAAGCTTGATAGCGATGTTGTTATCGAAGAAGTTAAGGAAGAAGCTAAGGCTTCTGAGGATAAGAAGGATGAGGGTAACGCTCCTGAAGAGAAGAAATTCAAGATCCGCCGTCGTCCACAGCTTCTTAACGATATACATCCTCTTTGGACCAAGACTCCTAATGACTGTACTAAGGACGAGTATCTTGAGTTCTATAGAAAGACATTCAATGATTACAAGGAGCCTTTGTTCTGGATACACCTGAATATGGATTATCCTTTCAACTTAAAGGGTATTCTTTACTTCCCTAAGATCAACATGGAGTTCGAATCCATTGAAGGTGTTATAAAGCTTTATAACAACCAGGTATTTATCGCTGATAACATCAAGGAAGTAATTCCGGATTATCTGATGCTTCTTAAGGGTGTCATTGATTGTCCTGATCTTCCTCTTAACGTTTCAAGATCAGCTCTTCAGAATGATGGATTCGTTAAGAAGATCTCAGATTATATTTCTAAGAAGGTTGCTGACAAGCTTTCAGGTCTTTGCAAGACAGATAAAGAAAACTACGATAAGTATTGGGATGATATAGCTCCTTTCATTAAATATGGTTATCTTAAGGATGCCAAGTTTGCTGAGAAGATCAATGATTTCATCCTCTTCAAGGATCTTGATGGCAAGTACTTAACTCTTCCTGAAGCTCTTCAGATCAACAAGGAAGCTGAAGAAGAGGCTGCAAAGGAAGAAGCTGCAGATGAGAATGGCAACAAGGTAGACGTTGATGTTGTTGATGAAAATGGCAACACTGTTTCTGAGGAAAAGAAATCTGAAGATGCAGACAAAGATGCTGAAAACAAAGAGCCACGTACTATCTACTACGTAACTGATGAACAGCAGCAGAGCCAGTACATCAACATGTTCAAGGCTCATAAGATGACAGCATTCATTCTTAATGCAAACATTGATACTCCTTTCATGCAGTCAATCGAGCAGAAGAATGAGAATATCAAGTTCCAGAGAATCGATGCTGATCTTACAGATACATTTACAGCAAAGACTTCCAAGAAGGCAGAAAAAGAGCTTGAGGAAGCAGCTACTAAACTTCAGGACAAGATGCGTAAGGCAGTTGATAACAATACCCTTACAGTTAAGATCCAGAAGATCAAGGATAAGAAGGTATCTGCAATCCTTACAGTTTCTGAAGAAAGCCGTCGTATGCAGGATATGATGAAGATGTATGCGCTTAACGGAATGGGCAGCATGCCTGATATGTCCAAGGAAGGTCAGACTCTTGTACTTAATGCTAATCATGCGCTTGTTAAGTATGTTATGGAGCATGAAGATGCTAAGAACAACAAGATGATCTGCGAACAGCTTTATGACCTTGCAAGAATTCAGAATGCACCGCTTTCAGGTGAGGACATGACCAAGTTCATCAATCGTTCAAACGATATCATGGTACTTCTTACAGAAGGCAAAGAAGATTAAAAACATATACTAAATGAATTATCCCCGAAATACGTACAGATGTGTATTTCGGGGATTTTTGTGGTATCATAATAATATTAAATGCGTAGTCGGGGGCAGGATTCTTGAGAGATTGTATTGACCGGATTTTAAAAGGACAGTTCGAGTATGACAGAGGGGAGCTTTCATTTTCTTTTCCGCATCTCGAACTTAACATACAAGAGGGTGAAGTGATAGAAGGATCCTTCACCATTTCAGGACCTTCCGAGAAGATGTCAGAGGGAACAGTTTCTTCTACTGAGATCCGAATGGAGGTTCTGACAGATTCTTTTTCGGGAGAAAAAAGCGAAGTATCTTATCGTTTTCGTGGTGAGGGCCTTTCCGGAGGAGATGTTATTAAGGGGCATTTTAGGATCATCTCTAATCGTGGGGAGTACATGCTTCCTTTTAGCGTGACAGTTGAGCAGCCCAAAATTTCTTCCAGTCTTGGAGATATTAGAAATCTTTTCCATTTTACTAATCTCGCAAGATCATCATGGGATGAAGCGCTTCATCTTTTTTATTCTAATCAGTTCCATTATATATTTAAGGGCAATGATGCCCAGTATGAGAGCCTTTACAGGGGACTTGCCAAGGAAAATATGTCTCAGCACAACATGGACGAATTTCTTGTGGCTATCAATAAGAAGCACCCTGTAACTATAGAGTGTGATGTTAAGAGCTTTGAAGAAGAGGCACCTAAGGAGATCGTAGACAGAAGCATAATTCTGACCAAGGGTGGCTGGGGATATGCTCACCTTAAGGTGGATTATGAAGGAGATTATCTTTCCGGAGAAAAGAACTATCTGACTGATGATGATTTCCTTGGAAGTAAGGCATATCTTCATTTTAGGATAGATCCACAGCTCCTTCACAGCGGAAACAACTATGGGTGTATAAAAATATACAATGAGTATACACATATCGAAATCCCTGTTACTGTATCTACTGTTGATTATGATGAGGAAAAACATAAAAGCTATATCAGGAAAAAGCGTCTTACACATGAGCTGTTAAGATCATATCTTGCGTTCAGAGGAAGAAGAGTATCTTCAAGGCAGTGGATGGCTGATACGGGTAAGCTCATCAGCCGTATGTTCACTGAAGATCCTGATGATATCGAGTTTAAGCTTTATGGGGCTCATTTCTTGATCACTGCAGGAAGACTTGGACAGGGACAGTATATTCTTGAACAGATCATGCCTGAAATAGACAGGCTTGCACGTCTTGGAACAGAGTATGGTCAGCAGACCTACTGTTATTATCTGTATCTGCAGACTCTTATCAGCAGAGAGGAGTCTGATATCCAGAAGGCTACAGAGCTGATCGAAGAGGTTTTCAAAAGGCATCCTGATAACTGGCGTATTGCATGGATACTTGGCTATGTTTCTGATGAGTATTCACTTAATCCGCAGAATAAGTGGCTGCTTCTTCAGGGGCAGTATGAGCGTGGATGCAATTCTCCGATCGTATATATGGATGCATTTACGATACTTAAGAATAAGCCGGAGCTCTTTTTACGAATAGATGATTTCACTATATCTGTGCTTGAGTTTGCAGCAGATCAGGGAATACTGACAATCCCTGTAATGGAGCAGGTTACATATC
Coding sequences within it:
- a CDS encoding acyltransferase family protein, whose translation is MGKRETWVDCIKVLACTLILVGHLLQGLKRTGILVLSADRTFNYAFFIWFIYLFHVQLFFLCSGYLYERSQKAGSFKDWLSNIGYKLVALGVPYFVFSLITWLLKSSFVDLVNIRTGHLYTFLLASPALAQYWYLYTLFFLFLFIPNVKNPKILAVILVVFSVLYIFSAKFVVCFVPYSMAQYGFWFVLGMTMQSLGFADLAPKKRILLLSLVLIILFTGLACALYSNGYRATFTGWTIFLGTMACLGLCMLFKFIEAAGFESKAITLLSKYTFPVYLLHTIYAASVRTLLIVLKIRNIHIHIILGFLAGTLGSILTAWIFEKLVYPEFVIYPWKVIGRLRHKTSS
- the htpG gene encoding molecular chaperone HtpG, with protein sequence MAGRKGNLSINSENMFPIIKKWLYSDHDIFYREVISNACDAITKVRKMDAMGDFELPKGFKPRVDVVLNDKEKTVTITDNGIGMTADEVEEYINQVAFSGATAFLEKYKDKASDDQIIGHFGLGFYSTFMVSERVDIDTLSYKEGSTPVHWTCDGSSEFEMSDGSKEGVGTTITLHLSDDCLEFCNEYKAREVIQKYCSFMPYEIYLSKVDEDRTEIVKESEKLDSDVVIEEVKEEAKASEDKKDEGNAPEEKKFKIRRRPQLLNDIHPLWTKTPNDCTKDEYLEFYRKTFNDYKEPLFWIHLNMDYPFNLKGILYFPKINMEFESIEGVIKLYNNQVFIADNIKEVIPDYLMLLKGVIDCPDLPLNVSRSALQNDGFVKKISDYISKKVADKLSGLCKTDKENYDKYWDDIAPFIKYGYLKDAKFAEKINDFILFKDLDGKYLTLPEALQINKEAEEEAAKEEAADENGNKVDVDVVDENGNTVSEEKKSEDADKDAENKEPRTIYYVTDEQQQSQYINMFKAHKMTAFILNANIDTPFMQSIEQKNENIKFQRIDADLTDTFTAKTSKKAEKELEEAATKLQDKMRKAVDNNTLTVKIQKIKDKKVSAILTVSEESRRMQDMMKMYALNGMGSMPDMSKEGQTLVLNANHALVKYVMEHEDAKNNKMICEQLYDLARIQNAPLSGEDMTKFINRSNDIMVLLTEGKED